The sequence AGATATACTTTCCCCGCTTGATTTCGTACCCTTCCCGTTGCAACCTGGCAAGCAAATCTTCCAGGCTGGAGGAAACGGGGATCAGCCGGTCGATGGCGGCTTTCAGCTTTGCCTTGTAGCTGGTGCCGTTCTGTGCGGCCTGATGCTCAATGTAGCTCTTGCCCTTATCCTGGCCGGGGACGATGACGGACAAGCCGTGTTCTTTGCAGAGCCGGTCGCTGGCTCGGCGTATCTCATGGTAGCTGCGCTTGTTGGAATGGTAGTGCTTGTGGTCGGTGAAGCTGACCGCATTGAAGATCAGATGATTATGAATATGCCCCTTGTCGATATGGGTGGTAAGTACAAACTCGTACTTGCCACCCAATATTTCTTTTGCCAACTGCATCCCGATCTCATGGGCTTCCTCGGCGGAGACCTCCCCAGGCTCAAAGGCTTGGATCAGGTGGCGGCCTAGGTGTGTGCCTTTGTCGATGGAATGGCGGCGTGTCCATTCAAATTCAATGTCGGCGGTCTCGGCGGCGCAGCCAAAGGAGGACACCAGCAGCTTTCCGTCCGTCTTGTCAGGGTTGCAGATATAGTCAATGGCCGCTTTCAGCGTTGACTTAATAGGATGCGTCTTTGTAACTGCCATATCTGATCCAGCCTTTCCCGGATTTCCTCCATGTCGGCCTGATAGGTGGGGCCACCGGCGTTGACTCGCTTGGCGATCTGATTGATGTTCCGGCCAATGGCGGACAGGAGCTGGTTCATCTCCTTGATGTCCCTAGTGTCCACATAGATGATATATCCGTCAATTGCCATCTTCCGCAGGTAGGCGCCAATCCGCTTTGTCTGGAGCTGGGCCATCTTCTGCTCAATTAGGTTGCGTTCTTCCGCTGTTACCGGGCAGCGCAGGATGATGGGGCGTTTTCGATTTACCATAGGGCGGCACCGTCCTTTCTGCATAAGGGTTTGGGACTATCCCAACAAGCAATTTTGTGTTTAGGGGCAAGGGGTTCCCTAAAGCAAAATTCGCAAGTGTGGCCACACTTGCTGTGCTTGCTCTACGCTCCTTCCCTCGTAAATACAATGCCGGAAATACCTTTATCTGCCCGCAAAATCCCGGATTTTTCACAAAGAAAAGGGCGGCAAAGCCGCCTTGGAAAACGAAAACAGAGGGTGCTCACACACCCTCCGTTTCATCTGCTGATTTTTCAGTTTTCAGCGCCCCGTCAAGCGCACCTTCGATGACGGTCAAATACTGCTCCGGACAGAGTTTCAGTTTGTGGCTGATACGCTGTCTCTGTGTGCTTTCCTCCCGCATGACCTCTGGATTGAAGTACCGTTCTACGGGAAGTCCGCACACTTTGATAAGCTGTATGATAACCGGTAAGCTGGGGATCGTACCTTCGTTCTCGATATTTGCAAGATACCGGGAGTCGATGTTGACGATCTCCGCCAATGTTCTGCGCGACAGATGCTTTACGCTCCGTGCAGCTTTTACATCGGCACCGAAAGTTTCAAAACCGGGGCAATCTTTGACATTCGCCATATAGCATCACCCACTTACATTGTATATTTCATACTTTGCCCGTGGAATGTTGCTATATGTGTTATATCTGCATTTTATTATTCATACTAGAAACGCCAGACAGGGAGTTTTTCGTTTCCTGCCTGGCGCTTTTCATTATGTAAGCTCTATTGCATTGGAAAGGATATAGTCGCCCGGCATCCATGCGGTTGAGTGTTGACAAGTTCAAAATACCCTTGATGCGCTGCGGCGACTTGTTGGACAATCAGCAACCCAAGTCCATGCCTCAAATCAAGCCGCTCATCTGTACTTTCCATATAATGCGGCTTTTCCTCCAACTCGTGCAGCTTTTCCTCAGACAGACCTATTCCGTTATCCGTAACCGTCAAGATAAGCTGGTTTTTTGATGCCGCAAGAGAAAGGCAGATTTCACAGCCCTGCGGGTTGTGTTTCATGCTGTTCTGGACAAGGTTGTTCACCGCACGTGAAATCAATCTGGCATCACATTCCAGCACAGTATTTTCAGCCTCGGGAGCAATCTCAATTCCAATATTGTAGCTATCGGAGATTCCTGTGTTCAACAGGTCAGCTACATAGGAGCGCAGCAGTTTAGATAAGCGAACCACTTCCTTATGAAGCGGCTGCATTTCATATTCCAACTGCGATACTAAATTCAAATCCTGTACCAGTTCTTTGATCCGTACACTTTGCTTCCGTACTATTTCCGCCTGTTCTCGGATGGTTGTGCTGGCAGTTTTATCTTCCGCAATACGGCCCGCATACCCCATAATCATGGAGAGAGGTGTGCGGATGTCATGAGAAACGCCGCTGATCCAGTTAGCTCGTGCCTCATTTTGTCTATTCAAAATGGAAGAAGCTTTGTTTACACTGCTTGCAATTTCCGACAGTTCACCGCTGATATGAAGTGAAACTGGCTTCCCGTCTGCCAGGGTTTCCACAGCGGACACAATCGGTTCTGTATTATGAATGATTCTGCGTTTGGAAAAATAGTAGGCCAAAAAGAGACACAACACATCCAATCCCAACATTCCCAGCACAAAGGCGGGGAGCCTTCGAAGCGCCGCAATGGAATAATAATTGTTGGTGAGTTTTGTATAGCTGTCTTTTGGATAACCCAACACCAACAGCCCATCATCGGTGTTCCAGACAAAAACCGGGTAATCCTCAATATACCCTTTTGAAAATAGTGCGACATCTTGAATGGTGTAACTTTCCGGCACATTTTCCGGCAAATCAACCGACCAATAGCACTGTCCATCAGCGTTTAAGTAGATTGCCCAAATATCATTCTGCCGGAGCTTTTGCACCGCTTCAACCGATAATTGTTCCGGCGTAGCGGCGGCAGCAGTCATTTCCAACATGGATTGCGGAGAGGAATCGCCATAATCCTCGGTCACAATCTTTTGAAAAGTAAGACCGAATACTACTGCATTAAGAAAAAGCAATATCAGGATAAAGGCAGCGAAAGACACAAGATGTTTAGATATATAATGTGCAAATGATCTCATGGCATCACTTCCTTGCTATTAGCTTATAGCCTAACCCTTTAATGGTTATCAGAGATACAGGTTTTGACGGGTCGGTTTCAATCTTTTCCCGGACGCGCCGGATATGAGCATTGAGACTGTTTTCGTAGCCAAAAGGATTGTCCCCCCAGAGGGCTTCACAAAGCGAATCTACGGTAACGATCTTTCCGGCATTACGGGCAAGGGTTTCGAGCAGGGTGTGCTCTTTGGCGGTCAGTGAAATGGTTTCGCTGCCTTTGTGAACTTCGGCCCGGCTGAAATCAATCGTACATCCATCTAAAACAAGCAGCGGTGAATCCTCTTTATAAGTTCGACGCAGTACCGCATAGATACGCAGTAACAATTCCTGCGGCATAAAAGGCTTTGAAATGTAATCATCTGCACCAAGCCCCAATCCCGATAATTTGTCTGCGGCCTCGTCCTTTGCTGTTAAGAAAATGATCGGCACATTGGTAAAGGTCCGAAGCTGCTGCATCAGAGAAAATCCGTCCCCATCTGGCAGCATGACATCCAAAACGATTAAATCAGGATTTTCATTTTTTGTGGTCAGGACAGCGTCTTTAACCGACATAGCAGTAAGAACAGTTTCAAATCCTGCATCTTTCAATATATCTGTTACCATCTTCAATAACTCCTGCTCATCATCTACCAGCAGGAGTCTTTTTCTATGCAAAAAGGAATTATCCATAGAATTATCTCCATTCAACTTCTTTGTTCCCATTATATCATGGGGATTTTGTTCTGCGGAGCCCCTCTGCAAAAAGTAAGGTAAAAGTAAGGACGGGAGAATGTAGATGTCAGGTTGAAGTCGTACCATAAAAGCATCGAAAGGAGATGTTTCTATGGACTATATCATCACAACGGAACAGTTGACCAAGAAGTACAAGAACTTCACTTCGGTCAACCATGTTTCGCTTCATATTCGCAAGGGCAGCATTTATGGGTTTCTCGGCCCCAATGGTGCAGGAAAATCCACGACCATGAAAATGCTGCTGGGTCTGACCGCACCGACAAAGGGTAGCTTTACCATTGATGGGAAGCAGTTTCCGAATGACCGGATTTCCATTCTCAAAGAGATCGGCTCTTTCATCGAAGCGCCGTCTTTCTACGCGAACCTCACCGGGCGGGAAAATCTTGATATTATCCGCCGCATTTTGGGACTGCCGAAAGCCGATGTGGAAGATGCGCTGGAGCTGGTGGGGCTGACCGAGTTTGGTGACCGGCTGGCAAAGAAGTATTCGCTGGGAATGAAGCAACGCTTGGGCCTTGCCGGGGCGCTCTTGGGGCGTCCGCCGATTCTGATTCTGGACGAACCCACCAACGGCCTTGACCCGTCCGGTATCCACGAAATCCGCAATCTGGTAAAATCCTTGCCCAGCCTTTACGATTGCACGGTGCTGATCTCGTCCCATATGCTGTCTGAAATCGAATTGATCGCGGACGACATTGGGATTCTCAACCACGGGCGGCTGCTGTTTGAGGGCAGCATGAATGATCTGCGTCAGTATGCTCTGCAATCCGGTTTCGCAGCGGACAATCTGGAAGATGTGTTCCTTTCTATGGTTGAGAAGGACAACATGGACAGAAAGCAGAGGGCGAAATTATGAAAACGCTGGCAATCGAACTTCGGAAAGAAAAGCGAACCGGCGTGATTCCCGTGCTGCTGGCCGTTGGTGTCTTGGGAGCCGCCTACGCATTTGTCAATTTCATTGTGCGGAAAGATACGCTTCTGAATCTGCCGCTGGCTCCGATGGATGTCTTGTTGACCCAGCTCTACGGCATGATTATGGTGCTGAACCTGTTCGGTATCGTGGTTGCTACCTGCATGATCTACAACATGGAATTTAAGGGGAGCGCAGTTAAGAAGATGTATATGCTTCCCGTAAGTGTCCCGGCCATGTACCTGTGCAAATTCCTGATTCTGACGGTCATGTTTTTGGTTGCAATAGTACTGCAAAATCTGGCTCTTGCACAGATCGGTATGACGGATTTGCCGGACGGAGCGTTTGAGATGGGTACGCTGGTACGCTTTGCCGGATACTCTTTTCTCACATCTATGCCGGTGCTGTCGTTTATGCTGCTGATTTCCTCGCGCTTTGAAAATATGTGGGTGCCGCTTGGAATTGGTGTCGCCGGTTTTCTAAGTGGTATGGCTCTTGCAAATTCGGGGCTGACGCTTTTGCTGGTGCATCCTTTTGTGATTATTCTGAAACCAGCAGTAGCCATGAGCGCCCAGCCTGATCCGACGGTTGCTCTTGTCGCTTTGGCGGAAACGCTGTTGTTCCTTGCTGTGGGCTTGTGGCTGGCGAAGTACAGACGCTACGAGTAAGGAGGGATAATAAGAAATGAGCTTTTTGGATTTACTCAAAATCGAGTTTATGAAAGTAAAACGCTCCAAAATCGTACCCCTGATTTTCATTGCACCTTTATTGGTGGTGGTTTCCGGGGTTGCGAGTTTGAGCAACTACTTTACACCGGAATACACCAATGCGTGGCCTGCCATGTTCATTCAAAGTGCGCTTGTTTACGCCTACTATCTGCTCCCGTTCAGTATGATTGTAGTCTGCGTGATGATCGCAGGGCGAGAAACAGGAAATAACGGGATTCTGAAAATGCTGGCGCTGCCGGTCAGCCGCTACACATTATCCATTGCAAAGTTCTGTGTGCTTACCTTTTATCTGTTCATGGAAATGGTGGTATTTCTCGTCGTGTTCGTAATTGCCGGGTTGATTGCAACACAGACAATGGGGGTCACAGAGACCCTGCCAATCCTGTATCTTCTGAAATGGTGCTTGGGGCTGTTTCTGACTATGCTGCCGTGCATTGCGGCTATGTGGGCCATCACCGTGCTGTTTGAAAAGCCGCTTCTTTCTGTGGGATTAAATTTGCTGCTTGTGATTCCTGGTGTATTGGTTGCAAATACGCCGCTGTGGATCGCCTACCCGTACTGTTACAGCGGTTATCTCGTTTCCTGCTCTCTCCATGACTTTACAGCAGAAACTTCCGACGCCGCTTTTTCGATGTTTCCATTCCTGCCGTGCGCAATTATAGTGTTTGGCCTGTTTTTTGCGCTGGCTGTCACCCAATTTGGGAAAAAAGAAATGAGGTAAAACTATGGAAAAGAAAAAACTTCAATCAGTTAGTATCGCTGCGCTCATTGTGAGCATCCTGCCGCTGGCGGCTCTTGCCCCATCGCTTCTGCACATTTCGCTGTCGGACGGAGTCCGAACCGCTTGGGCCGGAGCCAATATCGTTTTTGTCCTGCTGGGCCTGATCCTTTCGGTGGTATGTGTGCGGAGCAAGGAAAGCCGCAGCGTTATCAATATCGCATCCACGGTAATCAGCGCGTTTTGGGCACTGCTGATGGTGGGAATTGTTGCGCTTGCCATGTTCCTTACTTTCGTTCAGTGAGGAAATTGCTATGCGAAAAATTGGCAAAATTATTGGGTGTTGCCTGATTGCTGTTTCTTTACTGGCCTGTACTGCCTGCTCCGGCCTCGACAGGTTAAGTGAAAATCTCAGGGAAGGAGCAGAGCAATTAGGTGATGATGTAGTGATTGGGAAAAGCAACGCTCTTATAACCCCTTATCAGTCTTTTGAGGGCAGCCGGACTTCGGACAACGATGCTTTTCTGGCCACCTATGACGCTTCTGTAACTGGATTTAACGGACAGGATATTTTGGTTGCTGACACCGACCTCAAGGAAAATGAGTGCCGTGAAATTGTAATCCGATACCAGTTTGATTCTCTTGATGGGGACTGTCAACTCATTTACATCTCCCCGGACTTGGAGGAGCAAGTACTTTCTGAATCTGCCAGTGGAAGCGTTGCCGTTCAGCTTCAAGCTGGAGCGAACTACATCGGAATCACCGGCACAGACTATTCGGGCGCGATCCAGATTACTGTGGGATAAACGATAGAATGATATGAAACGAATATTGATAGTGGATGATAACACGGAATATCTGCAAGTCCTGTCATCTGTGTTATCGGGCGATTTTGATACGATTAAGGCCACGGGCGTCAAGGAAGCATTGGACATACTTCAAGCAGTCACAGTTGATGCAATCTGTTCCGATTTCAACATGAAAGATGGCACGGGGTTGGATTTGCTTGAAAAAATCCGTCATAAAGGTTTGAGAACGCCTTTTCTGCTAATGTCTGGCGATGACAGTA is a genomic window of Intestinimonas massiliensis (ex Afouda et al. 2020) containing:
- a CDS encoding ABC transporter permease, whose product is MSFLDLLKIEFMKVKRSKIVPLIFIAPLLVVVSGVASLSNYFTPEYTNAWPAMFIQSALVYAYYLLPFSMIVVCVMIAGRETGNNGILKMLALPVSRYTLSIAKFCVLTFYLFMEMVVFLVVFVIAGLIATQTMGVTETLPILYLLKWCLGLFLTMLPCIAAMWAITVLFEKPLLSVGLNLLLVIPGVLVANTPLWIAYPYCYSGYLVSCSLHDFTAETSDAAFSMFPFLPCAIIVFGLFFALAVTQFGKKEMR
- a CDS encoding helix-turn-helix transcriptional regulator → MANVKDCPGFETFGADVKAARSVKHLSRRTLAEIVNIDSRYLANIENEGTIPSLPVIIQLIKVCGLPVERYFNPEVMREESTQRQRISHKLKLCPEQYLTVIEGALDGALKTEKSADETEGV
- a CDS encoding ABC transporter ATP-binding protein, with amino-acid sequence MDYIITTEQLTKKYKNFTSVNHVSLHIRKGSIYGFLGPNGAGKSTTMKMLLGLTAPTKGSFTIDGKQFPNDRISILKEIGSFIEAPSFYANLTGRENLDIIRRILGLPKADVEDALELVGLTEFGDRLAKKYSLGMKQRLGLAGALLGRPPILILDEPTNGLDPSGIHEIRNLVKSLPSLYDCTVLISSHMLSEIELIADDIGILNHGRLLFEGSMNDLRQYALQSGFAADNLEDVFLSMVEKDNMDRKQRAKL
- a CDS encoding ABC transporter permease is translated as MKTLAIELRKEKRTGVIPVLLAVGVLGAAYAFVNFIVRKDTLLNLPLAPMDVLLTQLYGMIMVLNLFGIVVATCMIYNMEFKGSAVKKMYMLPVSVPAMYLCKFLILTVMFLVAIVLQNLALAQIGMTDLPDGAFEMGTLVRFAGYSFLTSMPVLSFMLLISSRFENMWVPLGIGVAGFLSGMALANSGLTLLLVHPFVIILKPAVAMSAQPDPTVALVALAETLLFLAVGLWLAKYRRYE
- a CDS encoding response regulator transcription factor, with translation MDNSFLHRKRLLLVDDEQELLKMVTDILKDAGFETVLTAMSVKDAVLTTKNENPDLIVLDVMLPDGDGFSLMQQLRTFTNVPIIFLTAKDEAADKLSGLGLGADDYISKPFMPQELLLRIYAVLRRTYKEDSPLLVLDGCTIDFSRAEVHKGSETISLTAKEHTLLETLARNAGKIVTVDSLCEALWGDNPFGYENSLNAHIRRVREKIETDPSKPVSLITIKGLGYKLIARK
- a CDS encoding plasmid mobilization protein, producing MVNRKRPIILRCPVTAEERNLIEQKMAQLQTKRIGAYLRKMAIDGYIIYVDTRDIKEMNQLLSAIGRNINQIAKRVNAGGPTYQADMEEIRERLDQIWQLQRRILLSQR
- a CDS encoding sensor histidine kinase yields the protein MRSFAHYISKHLVSFAAFILILLFLNAVVFGLTFQKIVTEDYGDSSPQSMLEMTAAAATPEQLSVEAVQKLRQNDIWAIYLNADGQCYWSVDLPENVPESYTIQDVALFSKGYIEDYPVFVWNTDDGLLVLGYPKDSYTKLTNNYYSIAALRRLPAFVLGMLGLDVLCLFLAYYFSKRRIIHNTEPIVSAVETLADGKPVSLHISGELSEIASSVNKASSILNRQNEARANWISGVSHDIRTPLSMIMGYAGRIAEDKTASTTIREQAEIVRKQSVRIKELVQDLNLVSQLEYEMQPLHKEVVRLSKLLRSYVADLLNTGISDSYNIGIEIAPEAENTVLECDARLISRAVNNLVQNSMKHNPQGCEICLSLAASKNQLILTVTDNGIGLSEEKLHELEEKPHYMESTDERLDLRHGLGLLIVQQVAAAHQGYFELVNTQPHGCRATISFPMQ
- a CDS encoding response regulator, translated to MKRILIVDDNTEYLQVLSSVLSGDFDTIKATGVKEALDILQAVTVDAICSDFNMKDGTGLDLLEKIRHKGLRTPFLLMSGDDSRTLEQKAKLYYGSFCCKTDFNLVGKIKALVSN